A part of Crassostrea angulata isolate pt1a10 chromosome 5, ASM2561291v2, whole genome shotgun sequence genomic DNA contains:
- the LOC128185946 gene encoding toll-like receptor 2, with protein MRNIQRWVSILLINSIVVVMTQICTISNYADECGNKGLLWNCSGLNISKLPTELPPELENSNVTLDLSFNQISSLTEDTFQHIARYSKVTAVILKYNSITEIANLAFQKLTSLCSLDLSYAHLERKEIDSEAFYNLEKLQILQIHGNNFQYSGYPDISVSKIQSLKRLKIDIFHNFSFKKPFENLTKLSQLEFHVLNAFKLTNASFLGLRYSPIHNLTMNFSSFVDCDVPADLFCSFPYLDNAIEIYFGGDCDVYVALKSLKCLQHRKIQKLDLQHNKKDIATDPIILNEKSTKYIVNICVRMLVLGSCGIEYVKVNLHGTTLWKCLDSLYINRNDINSVDFVTIFAFLSMPKLTKFDICCNGNKNRIVGNNSNRVLGNDYFSVNITLPKNLEVIDFSNNYFHNAFRWRTNLSLIGEKLQKLDLQHTNFPLNFKRIFNLPSLSFLDLSKNSFKYIHPDIFQNVRNLRILKAVDIGVGHISENLFKNLRHLVSLDFSQNSLRSLPRSLLRDQRESLLEIILDRNMFTALPDVLIKHKKLQKLSIRNNLISQFSERDKRLYNSIKNLSFLLEGNPISCSCVNIQSLRWMKDHQNSILDLSTVQCAESKDPIKQLFQDQVWVKFELNCQATDWLIFSLGLLVFTVIALITIGAIKKYRVHLEYVILRIKNRLKGMPLRISEEDVFLYDVYVSYDEADYPWILGELYPKLERLGVTAWLTDKDSIPGRPRSEEIVSCVTESRKVIFVVSESFMDKGWFSYAVQMAITHAFHNQRQRSIVVLIKDGVPLERLPDEMKNIWWCIEHFRWPENDGSCSDEVILSELSNILKPE; from the exons aTGAGGAACATACAACGATGGGTTTCTATACTTTTGATCA ATAGCATAGTTGTGGTCATGACACAAATTTGTACAATTTCCAACTATGCTGATGAATGTGGAAATAAAGGATTGCTGTGGAACTGTAGTGGCTTAAACATCTCCAAATTACCAACAGAGCTACCTCCCGAGTTGGAAAATAGCAATGTCACGTTGGATTTGTCCTTCAACCAGATTAGTTCATTGACAGAAGATACATTTCAACATATTGCACGTTACTCAAAGGTCACTGCAGTCATCCTTAAATACAACAGTATAACAGAAATCGCAAATCTAGCCTTCCAAAAACTGACGAGCTTATGCAGTTTGGATCTTTCTTATGCACACcttgaaagaaaagaaatagaTTCCGAAGCATTTTATAATCTTGAAAAACTTCAGATTCTGCAAATCCATGGGAATAACTTCCAATATTCAGGCTATCCTGATATATCAGTTTCCAAAATCCAATCACTTAAACGtttgaaaattgacattttccaTAACTTTTCATTCAAAAAGCCCTTTGAAAACTTAACAAAATTATCCCAATTAGAATTTCATGTTCTCAACGCTTTTAAATTAACCAATGCTTCATTTTTGGGCCTTAGGTACTCTCCAATTCACAATCTTACGATGAATTTTAGCAGTTTTGTCGATTGTGACGTTCCAGCGGATCTTTTCTGCTCTTTTCCATACCTAGATAACGCAATCGAAATTTATTTTGGTGGCGATTGCGATGTGTACGTAGCACTTAagtctttaaaatgtttacagcatcgaaaaatacaaaaattggaTTTGCAGCATAACAAAAAAGATATTGCAACCGATCCCATCATTTTAAACGAAAAATCCACCAAGTATATTGTCAATATCTGCGTGAGGATGCTTGTTTTGGGAAGCTGTGGTATTGAATATGTTAAAGTAAATTTACACGGAACAACGCTATGGAAATGCTTAGATTCTCTATATATTAACAGAAATGACATAAACTCTGTTGATTTCGTAACGATTTTCGCATTTCTTTCAATGCCAAAACTTACGAAATTTGATATATGCTGCAATGGCAATAAAAACCGTATAGTAGGAAATAACTCAAATCGTGTGCTAgggaatgattatttttctgttAACATAACTTTACCAAAAAATTTAGAAGTAATTGACTTTTCTAATAATTACTTTCATAATGCTTTCAGATGGAGAACAAATTTATCATTGATAGGtgaaaaattgcaaaagttGGATCTGCAACACACAAATTTTCCTCTAAACTTTAAACGAATATTCAACCTTCCGTCGTTGAGTTTTCTTGATTTAtctaaaaattcatttaaatatattcaCCCTGATATATTCCAAAATGTTAGAAATCTTCGGATATTGAAGGCGGTAGATATCGGTGTAGGGCACATCtctgaaaatctttttaaaaatctcagaCACCTGGTGTCACtcgatttttctcaaaacagTTTAAGAAGTTTACCACGCTCTCTTTTAAGAGATCAGAGGGAATCTTTATTAGAAATTATACTGGACCGTAACATGTTCACTGCCCTTCCAGatgttttgataaaacataaaaagTTGCAGAAGTTGTCTATCCGGAACAACTTAATATCGCAGTTTTCTGAGAGGGACAAAAGActatataattcaataaaaaatctaTCATTTCTCTTAGAGGGTAATCCGATCTCCTGTTCATGTGTGAATATCCAGTCTTTGAGATGGATGAAAGAtcatcaaaattcaattttagatCTCTCAACAGTTCAATGCGCGGAGAGTAAAGATCCAATTAAACAATTGTTTCAAGACCAAGTTTGGGTGAAATTTGAGCTTAATTGCCAGGCAACCGACTGGCTTATTTTTTCGCTCGGATTACTGGTGTTCACAGTGATAGCTCTCATTACAATAGGCGCCATTAAAAAATACCGAGTTCATTTGGAATATGTTATTCTAAGAATAAAAAACAGATTAAAAGGTATGCCATTACGAATCAGCGAAGAAGATGTGTTTTTGTATGATGTCTACGTTTCATACGATGAAGCGGACTACCCGTGGATTCTTGGGGAATTGTATCCAAAATTAGAAAGACTTGGCGTAACGGCATGGTTGACAGATAAAGACTCCATCCCAGGAAGACCGAGGTCTGAGGAAATAGTCAGCTGTGTCACCGAAAGCAGGAAAGTGATTTTTGTGGTCAGCGAAAGTTTTATggataaaggatggttttcatatgcTGTGCAGATGGCCATAACGCACGCATTTCATAATCAACGTCAGAGATCTATCGTCGTTTTAATCAAAGATGGCGTCCCTTTAGAAAGGCTCCCAGACGAAATGAAAAACATATGGTGGTGTATTGAACATTTCAGATGGCCAGAGAACGATGGTTCATGTAGCGACGAAGTGATACTATCAGAATTATCTAACATCCTGAAACCCGAATAG
- the LOC128185405 gene encoding toll-like receptor 4, producing the protein MLTLPKIRILNLCCNNPPTSKTKYRDNPFQIQKHRFIYVNITLSKNLKLLDISDNYIHNTNGWNLRFVLIGEELEELYLQKTNFPLHTITKLNFPNLIKLNLSENSFRQVHSDLFQGVRNLHHLYVLDVGLNNTAHSISNSLFKNLKNLLTLDFSKNGLAFLPSVLLMDQKHSLTEIRLDHNWFSAVPSVLTELKELKTLYVRFNLISKFSRNDQRLFQSLSNLSIYIEGNPITCACTGLQSLKWMKAHQNIFYDLNKVLCMESKIPIVQLSYEKEWRKFELNCQTDDWLVFSVCLLFFTIVSLTIIASVKRYRVHLEYVILRLKNRWKGVHPKSNEDMFLYDVYISYNDADCSWVIETLYPKLEVLNIKTWFRDKDSIPGRWKSEEIVGCINESRKVMFIMSESFLERGWHSYAVQMAITHAFHNQRQRSIVLIIKDGLPLDRLPNEIKNIWWCIEHFRWPENEQRDEMIFSTLSKILKPK; encoded by the coding sequence ATGTTAACTTTACCAAAGATTCGAATCTTGAATCTATGCTGCAATAACCCTCCAACcagtaaaacaaaatacaggGATAATCCTtttcaaatacaaaaacatagatttatttatgtaaatatcactttatcaaagaatttaaaacttttagatATTTCTGATAATTACATCCATAACACAAATGGGTGGAATCTGCGTTTTGTATTAATAGGAGAAGAACTGGAGGAACTGTACCTTCAAAAGACCAATTTCCCTCTTCACACAATAACTAAGCTTAACTTTCCAAACTTGATCAAACTTAATTTATCAGAGAATAGTTTTCGTCAGGTACATTCCGATTTGTTTCAAGGAGTACGTAATCTTCACCATTTGTATGTTTTAGACGTTGGTTTGAATAACACTGCTCATTCTATTTCTAATAGCctgtttaaaaatctgaaaaaccTGTTAACACTTGATTTTTCGAAAAACGGTTTGGCCTTTTTGCCCTCAGTACTATTAATGGACCAAAAACATTCTCTCACAGAAATTAGACTGGATCACAATTGGTTCTCGGCTGTTCCAAGTGTCCTGACCGAACTGAAAGAGTTAAAAACGCTATATGTTCGGTtcaatttgatatcaaaattttCCAGGAATGATCAAAGACTTTTTCAATCATTGAGTAATCTGTCAATATATATAGAAGGAAATCCAATCACCTGTGCATGTACAGGCCTTCAATCTTTGAAATGGATGAAAGCTcaccaaaatatattttatgaccTTAACAAGGTTTTGTGTATGGAGAGTAAAATACCTATTGTTCAGTTGTCATACGAAAAAGAATGGAGGAAGTTTGAACTTAACTGTCAGACGGATGATTGGCTCGTTTTTTCTGTCTGTTTGTTGTTCTTTACAATAGTATCTCTCACTATAATAGCCTCTGTCAAAAGATATCGCGTTCATTTAGAATATGTCATTTTGCGACTTAAAAACAGGTGGAAAGGTGTCCACCCAAAAAGCAACGAGGATATGTTCCTATATGACGTGTATATTTCATATAATGATGCAGACTGCTCATGGGTCATTGAAACATTGTATCCGAAATTAGAGGTTTTGAACATAAAAACGTGGTTTAGAGATAAGGATTCGATTCCAGGACGTTGGAAGTCGGAGGAGATAGTCGGCTGTATCAATGAGAGCAGAAAAGTGATGTTTATTATGAGCGAGAGTTTTCTTGAAAGGGGATGGCACTCGTATGCTGTTCAAATGGCAATAACCCACGCATTTCATAACCAACGTCAAAGATCTATTGTGCTTATCATTAAAGACGGACTTCCTCTGGATAGGCTTCCAAacgaaataaaaaacatttggTGGTGTATCGAGCATTTCAGATGGCCAGAAAATGAACAACGCGATGAAATGATATTCTCAACTTTATCTAAAATTTTGAaaccaaaataa
- the LOC128183908 gene encoding dimethylaniline monooxygenase [N-oxide-forming] 2-like: MAKTVCVVGAGVSGLVSVKQCLEEGLEPICFEKDGDVGGLWNYHDEPRDGYPSVYNSCRINNSKEMVCYSDFPIPKEFPNFMGHRHFKRYLQLYAEHFGLMKHIKFNHEVVLVEKADDFKNSGDWMVTTKNLTSGKEEKRRVNFVMVCNGHLHEPNIPKFRGLEIFKGKVLHTHDYKDFRGFEGKKILIIGIGNSAADVASELSRHAKHVCISTQRGTWVVQRAAKQGRPFDHLAVTRFRQGIPWPYLRPFMYHGINNRYSHSKYGLSPNTSFNGGSVTISDDLPNRILLGSVNMKTEVEKFTENGAVFVDGTELNDIDVVILATGFNYSFHFIQKGVIRKEREFPLLYDLVWPADLEPATLAIIGLVQPFGGLPPVNEMQSRWATRVFSGNCKLPSALKRLKMVEELNARLKSKGIVSAKSIITVFFIQYVDKIAQYIGCKPNLWKFFFTDNALWRRLVFGPCTPSQWRLEGFGKWEGAKNAIEHVDDRTWYPMQSREAGKREQEGIYDGYVSLLKNVLLLIAVFFLLRFLFVNVLTTFLVKF, encoded by the exons ATGGCAAAGACTGTCTGTGTCGTTGGTGCAGGAGTTTCCGGTTTAGTTTCGGTGAAGCAGTGCCTGGAGGAAGGGTTGGAACCAATCTGCTTCGAAAAGGACGGAGATGTTGGAGGACTCTGGAACTACCACGATGAACCGAGGGATGGCTATCCAAGCGTGTACAACTCTTGCCGTATCAATAACAGCAAAGAAATGGTCTGCTACAGTGATTTTCCAATCCCCAAGGAGTTTCCGAACTTCATGGGCCACAGACATTTTAAACGATACCTGCAATTGTACGCCGAACACTTTGGTTTGATGAAGCATATCAAGTTCAACCACGAAGTGGTTCTCGTAGAGAAAGCAGACGACTTTAAGAACAGCGGTGATTGGATGGTCACAACGAAAAACTTGACCTCAGGGAAAGAAGAGAAAAGAAGAGTGAACTTTGTAATGGTTTGCAATGGCCACCTCCATGAACCGAACATTCCAAAATTCAGAGGACTTGAAATATTCAAGGGGAAAGTATTGCACACACATGACTATAAGGACTTCCGTGGGTTCGAAGGGAAAAAGATCCTGATCATAGGCATAGGGAATTCCGCTGCTGATGTTGCATCTGAACTAAGCAGGCATGCAAAACAC GTTTGCATCAGCACACAAAGGGGGACCTGGGTGGTACAGCGGGCCGCGAAGCAGGGTCGTCCATTCGACCACCTCGCAGTTACTCGCTTCCGACAGGGGATTCCTTGGCCCTATCTTCGTCCGTTCATGTATCACGGCATTAACAACCGCTACAGCCATTCCAAGTATGGACTTTCACCCAACACATCATTCAATGGGGGATCAGTTACCATAAGTGACGATCTGCCGAACCGTATCCTCTTGGGTTCGGTGAATATGAAAACGGAAGTCGAAAAGTTCACAGAAAATGGCGCGGTGTTTGTTGATGGCACGGAACTTAACGACATCGACGTGGTTATTTTGGCGACCGGATTTAACTACAGTTTTCATTTCATCCAAAAAGGCGTCATAAGAAAAGAAAGAGAGTTTCCTCTTCTTTACGATCTTGTGTGGCCCGCCGATCTGGAGCCAGCTACTCTTGCCATTATTGGTCTCGTACAACCTTTTGGAGGTCTCCCTCCAGTTAATGAAATGCAATCGAGATGGGCCACTCGAGTGTTCAGTGGAAACTGCAAGCTGCCAAGTGCTTTGAAAAGATTAAAGATGGTGGAAGAACTCAACGCGAGACTAAAATCCAAAGGCATCGTTTCTGCGAAGAGCATTATCACCGTATTCTTTATCCAATACGTCGACAAGATTGCTCAGTACATCGGCTGCAAACCCAATCTGTGGAAATTCTTTTTCACGGATAATGCTTTGTGGAGAAGGCTGGTCTTTGGGCCCTGCACCCCTTCTCAATGGCGCCTTGAAGGGTTCGGGAAATGGGAGGGTGCCAAAAACGCAATCGAGCACGTGGATGATCGTACGTGGTATCCAATGCAATCCCGTGAGGCGGGTAAACGCGAACAAGAAGGAATATATGACGGATATGTGTCTCTtcttaaaaatgttcttttgcTGATCGCAGTCTTCTTTCTATTgagatttttgtttgttaatgttttaacgACTTTTCTGGTCAAGTTTTAA
- the LOC128185406 gene encoding uncharacterized protein LOC128185406 has protein sequence MANTTMKDVMKYFILVILGSNIVMTTYALTSNQFIALSSLITGSAFAASLSGSYLLTVEELALLTALILYSVIPRSTLTTSTKVIIPAVSACPLPGYTYNRYFGCLRYVVIPSPINAEAASQFCANEGGQLLLLNSDEEVEELRRLIASYNIVMADGIFVQGKRTTGSSPWIIEDGSPLPYTPPTGIRNENNPSYTRLVFAVDAGFDLVAIPLSNLERFFFCEV, from the exons ATGGCCAATACAACAATGAAAGACgtgatgaaatattttattctggTCATTTTGGGATCAAATATAGTGATGACCACATATGCCTTGACCTCCAACCAGTTCATCGCGCTGAGTAGTTTAATAACAGGTTCTGCTTTCGCCGCGTCTCTTT CTGGGAGTTACCTCCTTACTGTAGAAGAATTGGCGCTATTGACAGCTTTGATCCTTTATTCTGTTATTCCTCGTTCAACGTTAACAACGTCAACAAAAG TTATAATACCTGCAGTATCTGCATGTCCCCTCCCTGGATACACATATAACCGTTATTTTGGGTGCTTACGTTACGTGGTTATCCCCTCACCCATCAATGCAGAAGCTGCAAGTCAATTCTGTGCAAACGAAGGCGGGCAACTGCTATTGCTGAACTCGGACGAGGAAGTGGAAGAACTTCGAAGACTGATTG CGTCATATAACATTGTAATGGCAGACGGCATTTTCGTGCAAGGAAAAAGAACTACTGGCTCGTCTCCATGGATAATCGAAGATGGGAGTCCCCTACCTTACACACCACCGACGGGAatcagaaatgaaaataacccTAGTTACACGAGACTGGTTTTTGCTGTAGATGCTGGTTTTGATCTAGTCGCAATTCCACTCAGTAATCTCgagcgattttttttttgtgaagttTGA